The genomic window GGCGTCGTCGTCAACGAACAGCGCCGCGCCTTCCTGCAGACCAGCCTGGGCGCGCGGATGCGCGAACTGGGCATCGCCGACTATGGCACCTACTACCGCCAGGTCACCGATGGCCCGCGCGGCGCCGTCGAGTGGTCGAACCTGCTGGACCGCCTCACCGTCCAGGAAACCCGTTTCTTTCGCCACAAGGCCTCCTTCGAGGTGCTGGAGCGTTACCTGCGCCAGCGTCTGGAACAGGTCGGCCCGAGCCGGCCGCTGGCCCTGTGGAGCGTCGGCTGTTCCAGCGGCGAGGAGCCTTACTCCCTCGCCATGGTGGCCGCCAAGGTACTCGACGACGCAGGTCTTGCGCCGCTGTTCGGCGTGACCGGCACCGACATCAGCCTCAATGCCCTGAACCGGGCGCGCGAGGCGAGCTATGCGGCACGCAAGCTGGACGATATCGACCCGGAACTGGCCACGCGCTATTTCAGCGCGCAGGATGACGGTCGATACCGTGTGATACCCGATCTCGCCGCGCGCGTGTGTTGCGCAAGGCTGAATGTGCTGGAACTGGCCAAGGCGCCAATGTCCGGCATGGACGTGATTTTTTGCCAGAACCTGCTGATCTATTTCCGCCGCTGGCGGCGGCGGGACATCCTCAATCGCCTGGCCGAGCGCCTGGCGCCGGGGGGACTGCTGGTGATCGGAGTGGGCGAGGTCGCCGATTGGCACCACCCGCTGCTCGAACCGGTCGCCGATGAGCGCGTTCTGGCCTTTACCCGGAAGGGATGACACAGACACATGAGTGGAGTGGCTATGGGTGATCGGCACGATTATGTCGCCCTGGAATGGGTAAAAGGCGAGATTGCCGAAACGCTCAAGCAGGCGCGGCAAGCCCTCGAATCCTACGTCGAGAATCCCCAGGACCCGACGCGGATGGGCTTTTGCCTGGCCTATATCCACCAGGTGCGCGGCACCCTGCAGATGGTGGAGTTCTACGGCGCGGCGCTGCTCGCCGAAGAAATGGAATACCTGACCCAGGCCCTGATCGACGGCAAGGTGGCCAGCCAGAGCGAAGCGCTGGAAGTGCTGATGCAGGCCATCCTGCAGTTGCCGGCGTACCTGGAACGCATCCAGAGTGCCCGCCGCGACCTGCCGATGGTCGTGCTGCCGCTGCTCAACGACCTGCGCACCGCCCGCGGCGAGAAGCTGCTATCGGAAACCAGCCTGTTCTCCCCCGACCTGTCCCAGCAGTCCCCGGTGCTGCCGGTGGACGCCCTGGCGCGCCTGCGCACCGCCGAACTGCCGGCGCTGCTGCGCAAGCTGCGGCAGATGCTGCAGGTCGCCCTGGTCGGCGTCATCCGCAACCAGGACCTGCCGACCAACCTGGGCTACCTGGCGCGCGTCTTCGCCCGCCTGGA from Pseudomonas sp. GCEP-101 includes these protein-coding regions:
- a CDS encoding protein-glutamate O-methyltransferase → MQASGVWSLQPLADMSAADFRDWQALLEDRTGVVVNEQRRAFLQTSLGARMRELGIADYGTYYRQVTDGPRGAVEWSNLLDRLTVQETRFFRHKASFEVLERYLRQRLEQVGPSRPLALWSVGCSSGEEPYSLAMVAAKVLDDAGLAPLFGVTGTDISLNALNRAREASYAARKLDDIDPELATRYFSAQDDGRYRVIPDLAARVCCARLNVLELAKAPMSGMDVIFCQNLLIYFRRWRRRDILNRLAERLAPGGLLVIGVGEVADWHHPLLEPVADERVLAFTRKG